The following nucleotide sequence is from Blastococcus sp. Marseille-P5729.
TAGAAGGCACGCAGGTGCTCCGGCGGAGTGTTGCGCGACTCGTGGCTGGCCATGTGCAGCAGGGTGACCTCGACCTGCAGCGGGGTGCTGCCGAGCATCCGCAGCAACTGGGTCTCGGTCGCGATCTTCAGCGGCATCAGGTTCAGGATCGCGATCCTCAACGGCCTGATGTCCTGATGGCTCGCCCGCTCGTCGGACATCACGAAGATGTTCTCCGCCTCGAGCACGGCGCGCGCGGGGAGATCATGCGGGATGTTTACAGGCATGCCGACCATCTTCCCACGATCGCCGCCGCGGTGAACCCGCCCCCGATCCTGGAACGTAGCGCCCGCTCAGCGAGCACTACGTTCCAGAATCGGGTCGGGGGCTAGGCGCGGAGGGCGTCGCGCCAGCGGATCACCTTGCCGGTCTTCAGCAGCGACCGCTCGTAGGTGCGCGCGGCGAACCACAGGATGCCGACCGTCGTCGCGAGCATGATCGCCAGCGCGACGAAGGGCTCCCACCACGCCGCCGTCCCGATGTACAGCCGCATCGGTACGGCAACCGGCGCCGAGAAGGGGATGTACGACATCACGGCGAGCACCGTCGGGTTGTTGTTGAAGAAGATCACCAGGAAGTAGGGGAGCATCACCAGCATCATCACCGGGCTCGCAGTCGACTGCAGGTCCTCCATCCGCGAGACCAGCGCGGCGGCCGCAGCGAACAGCGCCGAGATCATGATGAAGCCGACCACGAACAGGACGACGAACCAGATCAGCGGCCCAGCGAGCCCGTCGAGCACGACGGTGTTGTCGGTGAGCATCGCCGACACGAAGACGGCGATCGCGATCAGCGCGATCTGGCCGAAGGCCAGCAGGGACGCCGCGAGCACCTTGCCCGCGAGCATCGCCCGGGCCGGGACGGCGGCCAGCAGGATCTCGACTATCCGGGTCTGCTTCTCCTCGGCCACCGACTGCGCAACGGCCTGACCGAACATGATCGCGGCCATGAAGAAGACCAACCCGAACCCGAAGCCGATGAAGTAGGTGACCACCGGGTTGGGCGCGTTGGGATCGAGCAGCTCGACCTGCGGTGCGATCGACAGCGCCTGCACCAGGTCGTCGGGCGCCGTCCGGTCACCGATGACGGTGAGCCCCGAGGCGTCGGAGCTGCCGAGCACGGCCGCGTCCGCGGTCCCGTCGCGGACGGCGTCCCGCGCGGCCTCGTCGGAGTCCACCACCGTGGTCTCGACGTCGTCCAGGGCACTCACGACCTGCTCGGTCTGGCTGGTGACTGCCACGGACGTCGGTCCGCCGAAGAGGCTCGGCCCGATCGAGGTGAGGACGACGGAGGCGATCACCACCAGTAGCGTGATGGCGGTCGACACGAGGAAGGCCTTGGAGCGCAGCTTGACCATCAGCTCGCGTTGAGCCACGACCGCGACGGCCGGCCAGAACGCGACCCGCCGGCCGCGTGGCATCTCGTCGTCCGGGCCTGGGGCGGCCGACGCGATCCCGTCGGCAGTGGTGGGAGTGACGGTGCTCATCGAACGACCTCCTGGAAGATCTCGGTCAGTGGACGGATGTGCGGCGCGAAACGGGTGACCGACCCGCGCTCGATCGCGGCGTGCAGGACGCGGTCGGCCTCGTCCTGCGTCTCGGCGACGAAGC
It contains:
- a CDS encoding ABC transporter permease — protein: MSTVTPTTADGIASAAPGPDDEMPRGRRVAFWPAVAVVAQRELMVKLRSKAFLVSTAITLLVVIASVVLTSIGPSLFGGPTSVAVTSQTEQVVSALDDVETTVVDSDEAARDAVRDGTADAAVLGSSDASGLTVIGDRTAPDDLVQALSIAPQVELLDPNAPNPVVTYFIGFGFGLVFFMAAIMFGQAVAQSVAEEKQTRIVEILLAAVPARAMLAGKVLAASLLAFGQIALIAIAVFVSAMLTDNTVVLDGLAGPLIWFVVLFVVGFIMISALFAAAAALVSRMEDLQSTASPVMMLVMLPYFLVIFFNNNPTVLAVMSYIPFSAPVAVPMRLYIGTAAWWEPFVALAIMLATTVGILWFAARTYERSLLKTGKVIRWRDALRA